The Vibrio alginolyticus NBRC 15630 = ATCC 17749 genomic sequence TTTCACGCTCGCCCTTCTCTGTCATAAATCCTTCACCTAGCTTTGCTTAAATCCATCCATTATTTTAGAGTTGGATAGAGTTTGGATCTTGAGACTAAAAGAAACGACCTTAAGTGAAGAGACGTTGACCAATTTAAAAGCGGTCGAGTACCAGTGGGTGAGAACCATGTACGTCGAGGGGTATAACGAAACAGAAATTAATCATTACATTCAAACTTGCTTTGGCGGTGACGTTACCTTTGCTAATCTATTTCGTCGCGTCGCACTGCAGCAAGAAAGTTTGTACACGCTGCTTCAATACGTTGGATGCGCACCTTCCAGCCGAGAGTTTTAATCTCTTCCTTCCCTACCTCAATTTAGCTTTTTACTAAGCTCTAGTTATTTATGTGAAGTGCTACGCAGGGCATTATTCAAGCCCTGTGTAATCCATTGCAAAGCCGCTAATCTCTATCTACTTATTGCACAATTGCCTTTAACAGGCATAAAAAAACCTGAGTCTAAACTCAGGTTATGGTTACAAAAACTGTTAGTGATTGAATCGTAAGGAACTAAGCTAACAGCCAGCTATGCGTAACGCCAATAAAAGCCAAGATATTACTGATCGGCGGCCAAACCAAAATTGTAATATCCGTGCTAAGTATAAGGGCGACCATGTGGTCGCCCTTTTCTAGTTATTCTTATCAATCTCAGACCACAAGAGATTATCCTTTCACACCACCAGCGGTTAGACCACCAACCAACCAGCGCTGCGCAAGTAAGAATACGGCAGTGATTGGCACTGCTGAAAGTACAGCAGCTGCGGCAAAGTCACCCCACAAGTAGTTTTGTGGATATAGGTATTGCTGCATACCCACTGCAAGTGTGTACGAGTCTACATCAGAAAGCAGTAGTGACGCTACAGGAACTTCACCAATTACCATGATGAACGACAATATGAAGACTACCGCTAGGATTGGCACAGACAGTGGCAGCAATACCAAACGGAATGCTTGCCATGGTGTAGCACCATCAAGAGCCGCTGCTTCTTCTAGAGACGAGTCAATACTTTCGAAGTAGCCTTTAATGGTCCAAACGTGCAGTGCGATACCGCCTAAGTAAGCGAAGATCAGACCGCCATGCGTGTTCAGACCAAGGAAAGGAATGTACTGACCCAGTTTGTCGAACAACGCGTACAGAGCAACCAGTGCCAACACCGCAGGGAACATCTGGAAGATCATCATCGCTTTAAGAATGGTGTTCTTACCTTTGAACTTCATACGAGCAAACGCGTAAGCCGATGTGGTTGATAGCGCCACGATTAGGATTGCAGAAATACCACCCACTTTTACCGAGTTCCACAGCCATGTCATTACTGGGAATGGTGGCGGTGTAACTGTACCGTCTGGATTAGTCACCGAGAAACCTAATGCCAATTTCCAGTGATCAAGTGTTGGGTTGTCTGGGATCAGGCTACCCGTTGCAAAGTTACCTTCACGGAATGAAATCGCGATGATCATCAGCAAAGGGAAAATAATCAGTGCCAAGAATGCCCACATTGCAATATGAGTAGCCCAAACACGATACTTTAATGACTTACCTTGTACCATTGCCATTGTAATTTCTCCTTAGTCCTGAGCTACTTTAGTTACGCGTAGGTTGATAAGTGCCAATGCGCCAACCAATAGGAAGATAAGCGTTGCTACTGCACTTGCTAGACCGAAGTCTTGACCACCAGCACCTTCGAATGCGATTCGGTAGGTGTAACTTACTAGCAGGTCGGTGTAACCCGCAGGCTCTGATGTACCAATCATGTTTGGACCACCGCCAGTCAACAACTGGATAAGTACGAAGTTGTTGAAGTTAAATGCAAAACTCGCGATCAACAATGGTGTTAACGGCTTCAACATCATTGGTAGTGTGATACGTGTGAAGTTCGTGACAAAGTTCGCACCATCAATTGCTGATGCTTCATATAAATCGTCTGGAATCGCTTTTAGTAAGCCCATACACAAAATCATCATGTAAGGGAAACCAAGCCAAGTGTTCACAATTAAGATCATGGTTTTCGCCATGAACGGGTCAGAGAACCAAGCCGGGCTAATGCCGAACAAGCCTTCCAACAACATGTTGATCTCACCAAAGCTTTGGTTAAACAAACCTTTAAAGATCAAGATAGAAATAAACGCCGGAACTGCATAAGGCAGGATTAGCAACAAACGGTAAACTGAGCGACCTTTAAGTGCTTCCCACTGAACCACACTGGCAAGGACCAGACCAATAACAAGCGTAAACAATACGGTTAGCGCAGAGAAAACAATGGTCCAGATAAAGATACTGATAAACGGCTCTTTGATACCATCATCTTTCCAAACACGCTCAAAGTTGTGGGTACCAATGTTCACCACGAAACCTGGTGACACTGTGCTACCAACAAATTGACCGTTTTCATCGACAGGCTGGTAGTAACCTACTTCCATATTTGGACGTAGCGCTTCTTCAGTCCGGTTGTTGTAAAGCGTTTCACCATCTTCTTGTAATGTGTACAAAGGTACAACTGCAGCAAATTTGCGCAGCCCACTCATGCGGATATCATCACCACTTGGCAAATGTAAATCGACACTGCTCAACGCACTGCGGTTCTTAACAATCGCCTTGATTGATTCTTTTTCACCCGTTACTTCTTCAATTGGTGAAAGATCAAACTCCGATGCTGAAAGGTTATCAAGCTGAAAAGTCGGGCTTGCAAGTAGCTCACCATCTTTTTCAACCACAAGTTGATGGCCTTGCTCCGTTTTATACAAAGTGAACGGGTAGCTATCACCACTTTGGTAAGTTCGGTCCAAAAGTACGTTCTGAGCGCGATCAAAAGAGAGTTGGTTCTTCGCGCTATAGTTGGTAAACGCCAAACCTATGGTGTACGCCAAAGGAAAAAGAATGAAAAGGATCATCCCTGCTATACCAGGGTAGATGTAACGGTGTGCGTACGTCTTTTTACTACCAAAGATGAACAACGCTAAAGCGGTAAGAATGAGCGTAAGTAGTGCAAACGCAATCTCACCGCGAGAATACATAAGGATTGTTGCGTAGCCATTGATGATGCCGACTGTGCCTAAAAGTGACCATTTCATGAACACTTTTTTGCTGCTCGGAAGGCTGGCTTCTGGTGCTGTCATAGCATTTGTACCTTGAACTGACTGCATAGGGAACCTGCTAGCGAATATAGAATAAATATAGAAAAGTAAGGAGGAGTTGCCCCCTCCTTAAAAAGGTCTTACTTAATTATTTAGTCATTTGTTTTTCTGCATCTGCAAGAGCTGCATCGACAGTTTGACGACCGTCAACTACGTTGATGATTGCGTTCTTAGCCGCCCCCCAGAATGCGTTCATTTGAGGGATATTTGGCATGATTTCGCCGTTCATCGCATTGTCCATTGTTGCTGCGATACGAGTATCTGAATCTAGCTCACGTTGGAACGAGTTAAGTGCTACCGCACCTAGAGGCTTATCGTTGTTAACCATACGTAGGCCATCGTTTGTTAGTAGGTAGTTCTCAATGAACTCAACTGCTAGGTCTTTGTTTGGAGACGCAGTGCTGATACCAGCCGTTAGAACACCAACGAATGGCTTAGAAGATTGACCTTGGAACTTAGGTAGCGTAGTCACGCCGTAGTTAACGCCAGACTTCTCAATGTTGCCCCAAGACCATGGACCGTTGATCGTCATCGCTGTTTTGCCTTGGTTGAACGCAGACTCAGACACTGAGTAATCCATATCCGCAGAGATTACGCCTTTATCAACTAAGCCTTTTACGAAGCTCATTGCGTCTTTAACGCCTTCTTTCGCGATACCAGCGTCTTTAACATCGTAACCTTCAGAAGTGTATTTGAACGCGTAGCCGCCATCAGCCGCCATTAGTGGCCAAGTGAAGTACGGTTCTTTTAGATTCCACATGATTGCAGACTTGCCGTCTTTTTTAAGTTTTGCATCTAATGCTGCAACCTCTTCCCAAGACTTTGGTGGGTTTGGAACTAGGTCTTTGTTGTAGATTAGAGATAGAGACTCAACCGCAACTGGATAGCCGATCAATTTGCCATCGTAACGTACTGCATCCCAAGCGAAATCAACGATACCTTCTTGAATATTCTTAGAAGGTTTAATTTCTGCTAGCAGGCCAGCTTCTGCGTAACCACCGAAACGGTCGTGAGCCCAGAATACGATATCAGGACCGTCGCCAGTCGCTGCAGTTTGAGGGAATTTGTCTTGAAGGCCATCTGGGTGAGCCACAGTCACTTTAATGCCTGTGTCTTCTTCAAATTTCTTACCAACTTCAGCAAGGCCGTTGTAGCCTTTATCACCGTTGATCCAGATAGTAAGTTGTCCTTCTTCGATGGCAGCATTAGCACCAAAAGAACCCAAAGCAACAAGAGTACCTAGTGCTACAGCGCTTAACTTTTTCATGTTCGTATCCTTTTTATATTTTTGATGTAGGGCTAGTCCATTGAGGTTCAGCCGTATTTCGACATATATCATCTGAAATAATCCAATATGTCTCATCCTCCTAATCCCTACGCCCTTACAATTATGACGTATTTTCGTGATCTAAATCGCCAAGGGTAAGAGACTCAAATCACAAAATGGATAGTTCCTGTGATCGGTTTCAACTTTAGGTGGTGCAATAATGTGATTTCCGACCAACTGCTTTCTTCCTCCTCCTTTTTTACTCCTCCCTTTCTACTCCCCCTACAATTATTTCTATTAGGAGGATGTCGCACTACGCACAATCTTAGAAACTGCAGTCATCCAAGAGTGGATGGTAAGAACCCTTTCCCAGCAGTGCCTACGTATTAGGAAAAAGATTTGCTGGTTTTGCATTGCCAGACGAGTGGAATGTCATTATTAGTGTTGTTTGTGGTAATTATTTCACGGGGGAGACAATACGAATAATGTGGGGGAGAGAAACTCGTACTTGGCTATGATGGGTAGCACTTCTATTCAGGACATTTTATTGAAGTGCTACCCTACTTTTCTTACCAACCGCAAGAACTTACCGATTCCTACTGTTACTGCTCGCTAGATAATTCATATAATGATGAGCGGTGAATAATAAAAAATTGATCGAGGACGAGCTACATGGCGAGTGTCACGTTAAAAAATGTTTGTAAAGCGTATGGCGACGTACTGATTTCTAAGAACGTAGACCTAACAATCAACGAAGGTGAATTTGTTGTTTTCGTAGGTCCATCAGGTTGTGGTAAATCTACCCTTTTACGTTGTATTGCCGGTCTTGAAGACATTACTTCAGGTGATTTGTATATTGGTGACCAGCGCATGAATGACGTCGAACCATCCAAACGTGGTGTTGGTATGGTATTCCAGTCTTACGCTCTTTACCCGCACCTTAACTTATATGACAACATGTCATTTGGCTTGAAACTAGCAAAAGCAGACAAAGCAGAAATCGACAAGCGTGTTGAACAAGCAGCAGAAATCCTACAACTAGGCCACTTGCTTGAGCGCCAACCAAAAGCACTTTCTGGTGGACAGCGTCAACGTGTGGCGATTGGCCGAACATTAGTATCGCAGCCAAATGTATTCCTTCTAGACGAGCCACTATCAAACTTGGATGCGGCACTGCGTGTAAACATGCGAGCACAAATTACTAAGCTACAACGCCAACTTGGTTGTACCATGATCTACGTAACGCACGATCAGGTAGAAGCGATGACAATGGCAGATAAAATCGTTGTACTAGACGGCGGTTATGTATCGCAAGTTGGTAAGCCGCTTGAGCTTTACCATTACCCACAAAACCGCTTTGTAGCTGGCTTTATCGGTTCTCCGAAAATGAACTTCATGAGCGTATTCATTGATGAAGTAGAAGCAGAGCGCGTCAAAGTTCAACTATCTAACGGCGTATCTTTCTGGATTCCGGTGGATGGTACAACAGTTAACCGCGGCGACCGAATGTCTTTAGGCATTCGCCCTGAGCACCTATTATCCGCTTCTGAAGCTGATGCAAGTATTCACGGTGAAGTGATGATTGTTGAGAAGCTAGGTAACGAAACTCAAGTATACCTAAACCTAGAAGGTGCGGACGCCGACGTTATTTTCCGTCAGCCTGACACGCTTGCAGTCGACACTGGCGATAAAATCGAGATCGGTATTCCAGCTCATCGTTGTCACCTGTTCCACAGTGATGGTCGCGCATGCCGCCGCCTATACAAAGAAAACGGCGTAGAAGTCGAATAATTCATTCGTCCTTACTCAAAAAAAATCCCTCTCAAGTGAGAGGGATTTTTTTATCTTAATAAATATCAGCAATTCGATACTAAATCATTAATCGTGAACGAATCAAATCACCCGTTTCTTCTACCCTCACATAAACCATTGTCTTTGTACTGATACTTCATTTTTAATACTTTTCCTCATTCCTCATAAGTAAGTACCAGCTTTTTCCTAACCCGCCAAACTTAGCCAAAGGGCTAAATATCATTCTTATTTCCACTTACCTCAACAAAGCAAATTTTTACACTTATCAACGAAATTACACGTGACAAAAAACTCAGCAGCATTCCACAGAATGCTCTGTGCACTAACTACTAATAACGTTCACGACACGGCAATTGGGGAAGACACCCAAGGGCGGTAGCGTGTCAGAAGGGAAACTGAGTCATGAAACAAAAAGGACTTATCCGCTCTCATGAGATGGAGTTCGCTTTTTTATATCGCATCTCAGATCTTGCTGTCATCGTCTCTTTTATGCTGCTTTTAGTGTTCAAAGACATGAATACTGCGATGGGGAAAGATTACGTCATATTGGCTTTCGTTGGAGGCATCTCCTTTCTATTTATGGCAGAAAGCGGCAATCTGTATCGCTCTTGGCGAACCAGTTCGTTTAAAGAGCAGATGTTTATTGTCTGTGTTTCTTGGGCGGTGACTTCTGCACTTATCTTTATTGTGCTGTATTTTTCTGAAGTCCATACCTTATTTGATAACACAATTTTAGCGCTGTGGTTTGCGATTACGCCCGCTCTGCTCTTAGCATGGCGAGTAACATTCCGTACCGGATTAGCCTATTTGAGAAAAAAAGGATTCAACACTCGCACTGCGATCATCATCGGCCAAACTCCTCACGGCATTACCCTAGCTAACGAAATTCAAAACCACACAGAACACGGTGTTCTTTTTGATGGCTTTTACGACGAACGATCTTCCGACAGATTGCCAAATTCTGATTATCCTATTAAAGGAGCTGTTGACCACGCCCTTGAGCGAGCTAAAAAAGGGGAAGTAGATTACGTCTATATCGCGATGCCAATGCACGCAAAAGAACGCATTGCGTCACTTCTTAACCAATTCTCAGATACCACCGCAAATACGTATCTGATTCCCGACTTCTTCACTTATAACCTTTTACATTCTCGTTGGGCGCAGATCGGCCAAGTTCAAACACTAAGTGTCTTTGATACACCTTTTGCTGGAATTTCTTCTTGGGTAAAACGGTTTGAAGACATCTTGTTTTCGAGCATTATTTTGGTCTTAATCGCCCCTATTCTATTCGTCATTGCGATCGGCATTAAGGCAACTTCTAAAGGCCCTGTCATCTTTAAACAACATCGGTACGGTCTTGATGGACGCAAGATTGAAGTCTGGAAGTTCCGTTCAATGACAACCATGGATCAAGGTTCCAACGTGAAACAGGCGACAAAGAACGATCCTCGTATTACGCCTTTTGGCGGATTTCTGCGTCGCACCTCTTTGGACGAACTGCCTCAATTTATCAATGTACTGCAAGGGACTATGTCTATTGTCGGCCCACGCCCTCATGCCGTGGCACACAATGAAGAATACCGTCAGATCGTGGATCGCTACATGCTACGTCACAAAGTAAAACCAGGCATTACTGGCTGGGCGCAGATTAATGGTTATCGCGGCGAAACCGACACCTTAGAAAAAATGGAAAAGAGGGTCGAGTTTGATTTGGATTACATCCACCATTGGTCGGTTTGGATGGACATCAAAATCATCTTTATGACCGTTTTCAAAGGCTTCACTGGTGCTAACGCTTACTAAGGTTAAGATTATGAAGAAACTGACAATGGCAATAGCATTAAGTCTGTTTTCTACTGACTTGCTCGCAGAACCGATGGCTTACCAAACCGAGTCTGGTATAGAGTTGATTCCCCTCGTAAAAACTTTCTACGAGGGAGATGACAACATCAATAAAGCGGAAAAATCCGGCAATGTAGAATCGGTCAATATTTGGGGTATAGAACCAAGCTTACTAGCACGTATAGAACGGAATCGCTATCGCGCAGATATTTTATATAAGTTAAAAGCTGGCTTTTCATCTGACGATCGCAACGACTTCGACGACCACACTTTTCAGTTTTCCAACTTTTTCGAATTTAATCATCGTCATCGTTTAGTGGTTGATTACCGTTTTCGCGCCCAGCATGAAGTTCGAGGAGAAGATATTACCGAAGGTAATGGTAGCGCAATCGACTCACCAATAGAGTTCAACCGTAACGATGTAAAAACCAATTATGTCTTTGGATCTAACGGTGCCAAAGGCAGACTCGAATTCGGTTTAGGCTATAGTGATAAAACCTATCAAAACTATCGTGACGGCTTGCCTGGTCGCCCAAACGCTAAAACTAAATACAACGATTTTCGAGCTCCCAATGCACATTTGGAGTTCTATTTAAGAGCGACGCCAAGAACCTATTGGTTAGTCGGAACAAACCAAATCGTAACCGAGTATCAGCACCGAAATTCTGCGCAGCCATCGAAAGATAACAACACCAGTTTCTATTACACCGGTGCCGAATGGGAAGTCACAGGAAAAACCAAAGGCATCGCTCGACTCGGTTATCAAATCAAAGATTTTGACAGCGCTCAACGAGAGACATTTAAAGGCTTTAGTTGGGATATCGGCTTTGAATGGTTGCCTCAAGAACAAACTCTAGTCAGCGTGAAAACCACTCAAGCGGCGGTTAACCCCGATCAAGATGGCGATTACAACCTACAAACTCGTTACCGACTGAACCTCAAGCACGATTGGAATAGTTACCTTGCAACTCGCTTAGGTGCTGTTTATCAACAAGATGATTACACGGGAATCTCCAGAAACGACGATCGGTACACTCTATCTTTTGGTATCGATTATCAGATCAAACGTTGGATACAGCTGCAAGCCGATTGGCAATACCAAGATAAAAACTCTAGCCGATCGGGTTATAGCTTCGAACAAAACATTTGGACTTTAAGCGCACAGTTTTCTCTGTAAAAAGGATTATTAATGAAGGCATTCATCAAATTCATGAGTGTAGCGTTGTTGCTATTTAGCACTTTGGTCAACGCTGACTCAAACGAGGAAGATTACTTACT encodes the following:
- the malG gene encoding maltose ABC transporter permease MalG; its protein translation is MAMVQGKSLKYRVWATHIAMWAFLALIIFPLLMIIAISFREGNFATGSLIPDNPTLDHWKLALGFSVTNPDGTVTPPPFPVMTWLWNSVKVGGISAILIVALSTTSAYAFARMKFKGKNTILKAMMIFQMFPAVLALVALYALFDKLGQYIPFLGLNTHGGLIFAYLGGIALHVWTIKGYFESIDSSLEEAAALDGATPWQAFRLVLLPLSVPILAVVFILSFIMVIGEVPVASLLLSDVDSYTLAVGMQQYLYPQNYLWGDFAAAAVLSAVPITAVFLLAQRWLVGGLTAGGVKG
- a CDS encoding undecaprenyl-phosphate glucose phosphotransferase: MKQKGLIRSHEMEFAFLYRISDLAVIVSFMLLLVFKDMNTAMGKDYVILAFVGGISFLFMAESGNLYRSWRTSSFKEQMFIVCVSWAVTSALIFIVLYFSEVHTLFDNTILALWFAITPALLLAWRVTFRTGLAYLRKKGFNTRTAIIIGQTPHGITLANEIQNHTEHGVLFDGFYDERSSDRLPNSDYPIKGAVDHALERAKKGEVDYVYIAMPMHAKERIASLLNQFSDTTANTYLIPDFFTYNLLHSRWAQIGQVQTLSVFDTPFAGISSWVKRFEDILFSSIILVLIAPILFVIAIGIKATSKGPVIFKQHRYGLDGRKIEVWKFRSMTTMDQGSNVKQATKNDPRITPFGGFLRRTSLDELPQFINVLQGTMSIVGPRPHAVAHNEEYRQIVDRYMLRHKVKPGITGWAQINGYRGETDTLEKMEKRVEFDLDYIHHWSVWMDIKIIFMTVFKGFTGANAY
- a CDS encoding outer membrane beta-barrel protein yields the protein MKKLTMAIALSLFSTDLLAEPMAYQTESGIELIPLVKTFYEGDDNINKAEKSGNVESVNIWGIEPSLLARIERNRYRADILYKLKAGFSSDDRNDFDDHTFQFSNFFEFNHRHRLVVDYRFRAQHEVRGEDITEGNGSAIDSPIEFNRNDVKTNYVFGSNGAKGRLEFGLGYSDKTYQNYRDGLPGRPNAKTKYNDFRAPNAHLEFYLRATPRTYWLVGTNQIVTEYQHRNSAQPSKDNNTSFYYTGAEWEVTGKTKGIARLGYQIKDFDSAQRETFKGFSWDIGFEWLPQEQTLVSVKTTQAAVNPDQDGDYNLQTRYRLNLKHDWNSYLATRLGAVYQQDDYTGISRNDDRYTLSFGIDYQIKRWIQLQADWQYQDKNSSRSGYSFEQNIWTLSAQFSL
- the malK gene encoding maltose/maltodextrin ABC transporter ATP-binding protein MalK gives rise to the protein MASVTLKNVCKAYGDVLISKNVDLTINEGEFVVFVGPSGCGKSTLLRCIAGLEDITSGDLYIGDQRMNDVEPSKRGVGMVFQSYALYPHLNLYDNMSFGLKLAKADKAEIDKRVEQAAEILQLGHLLERQPKALSGGQRQRVAIGRTLVSQPNVFLLDEPLSNLDAALRVNMRAQITKLQRQLGCTMIYVTHDQVEAMTMADKIVVLDGGYVSQVGKPLELYHYPQNRFVAGFIGSPKMNFMSVFIDEVEAERVKVQLSNGVSFWIPVDGTTVNRGDRMSLGIRPEHLLSASEADASIHGEVMIVEKLGNETQVYLNLEGADADVIFRQPDTLAVDTGDKIEIGIPAHRCHLFHSDGRACRRLYKENGVEVE
- the malF gene encoding maltose ABC transporter permease MalF, with translation MQSVQGTNAMTAPEASLPSSKKVFMKWSLLGTVGIINGYATILMYSRGEIAFALLTLILTALALFIFGSKKTYAHRYIYPGIAGMILFILFPLAYTIGLAFTNYSAKNQLSFDRAQNVLLDRTYQSGDSYPFTLYKTEQGHQLVVEKDGELLASPTFQLDNLSASEFDLSPIEEVTGEKESIKAIVKNRSALSSVDLHLPSGDDIRMSGLRKFAAVVPLYTLQEDGETLYNNRTEEALRPNMEVGYYQPVDENGQFVGSTVSPGFVVNIGTHNFERVWKDDGIKEPFISIFIWTIVFSALTVLFTLVIGLVLASVVQWEALKGRSVYRLLLILPYAVPAFISILIFKGLFNQSFGEINMLLEGLFGISPAWFSDPFMAKTMILIVNTWLGFPYMMILCMGLLKAIPDDLYEASAIDGANFVTNFTRITLPMMLKPLTPLLIASFAFNFNNFVLIQLLTGGGPNMIGTSEPAGYTDLLVSYTYRIAFEGAGGQDFGLASAVATLIFLLVGALALINLRVTKVAQD
- the malE gene encoding maltose/maltodextrin ABC transporter substrate-binding protein MalE → MKKLSAVALGTLVALGSFGANAAIEEGQLTIWINGDKGYNGLAEVGKKFEEDTGIKVTVAHPDGLQDKFPQTAATGDGPDIVFWAHDRFGGYAEAGLLAEIKPSKNIQEGIVDFAWDAVRYDGKLIGYPVAVESLSLIYNKDLVPNPPKSWEEVAALDAKLKKDGKSAIMWNLKEPYFTWPLMAADGGYAFKYTSEGYDVKDAGIAKEGVKDAMSFVKGLVDKGVISADMDYSVSESAFNQGKTAMTINGPWSWGNIEKSGVNYGVTTLPKFQGQSSKPFVGVLTAGISTASPNKDLAVEFIENYLLTNDGLRMVNNDKPLGAVALNSFQRELDSDTRIAATMDNAMNGEIMPNIPQMNAFWGAAKNAIINVVDGRQTVDAALADAEKQMTK